AAAATGTATGCGGAGTGAGCAATATTCTGGGCACGGGCATTCCTGGGCACTGAAGTACCAACAAAGATTTTGAAATAAGGCGCCGTTAAGTTGCGTTTATCGCACACAAGTATCGAACTCTTCAAAAAGTATCACTCAAATATATTACAACCACACcaaatatatcgatatattagTATATCAATTGGACATCCCTAATAGCCTACCATTttttgtttcacttttttgttgttgagaaaaaaaaaaacgaaaacatacGTCCGAGACGTTCCCttcgtttttttgtattgttaaATAAGTTTTAGTTGTTAACGAAATGTCGAATTATAACGAAGATATAAATAACGAAGTCATCGTGATTTCCTCAGACGAAGAGGAGGAATTGGTGTACTTGGAGACCATTGATCTCACCCGCGACATGCCGTCCacttcggctgctgctgccgcccgTGACGCCAATGGCATTGTTGGCGCTGCTCGCCAGACAGGACCCTCTCCTGTGGCCACCGCCACCAACGGGGAAACGGGTAAGCCCCTTCAACCCAGGCAACCGTCAATCGTGTGTGCACCCGctgtatggtttttttttttcttcttgtaGGTCCTCCCGGATTTGATGGAGCATCGGGCACAGAGAGCGCTCCCTTGGAATGCGCCGTCTGCCTCCAGACTTGCATCCATCCAGCTCGTCTCCCTTGCGGccacattttttgtttcctttgcaTAAAGGTGCGTAGTACCCGCCCCGCGAAATGCGGAAGCCTCTCCGCCGCCACTTGCCTATGCGAAGCGCGTCGTCAAATCGAGTTTTGAATATTCGCCGTTGGTGAGCGAGTATCGTGGAGCACGTAGGCAGGTTCAAGGCTGTTCTGAGCCCTTTGGTGCCTGCTGGCAGCTCGATTGATTAGCATTGCCaccagttgccagttgccagtcGCCTTTTACCAGGTGGCGAAATCGTGCACAGCACAGATACATGTTTCCATTGGCTTCCGGCTGAAAACTTGTCCAATTTCAAATTTTGATCATCAACCAGTTTGGGCCTTGGACAAGTATTTCAATTAGCActtgaatgcattttccagTTGGCTGCTGGGAGAGCGTGCAACTGGATCAGTGGCAGCAAGCAGTGGCTTGCGTGGAGGGGGAGACGGCATTTATCTAACGAAATGTATCCCTTGTCTCTTTTTGCAGGGAGTTGCTTATAAGAATCGTCGTTGTGCCATGTGCCGACGCGAGATCCCCGCCGAATTTCTGGATAACCCAACCCTAGTGAATGGCATCGAGGACATTTGGGCCACCCGCGCCACTGAGGATGGCTATCAATGGTACTACGAGGGACGCAACGGTAAGTATAGCATGCATAATTTCTGGTGTCGGGCGCCCCGCATTTCCCAGACGATAACTCATCAGCCCAGACCAAAAAGCACTCACCCCTCACCACTCACCACAATTTAGAGGTCTGGTGGGCCTACGATAGGCGAACTAACGAAGATATCGAAGAGGGCTTTGAGAAATACGAGACCTATAAGAAGGATAATCCCCAGGAGGAGGTACCatcgccgccgtcgccgttgcAGTCCCTAGAACCAGGACGGCATGGCAATGGTTGGCGCCGTGTCAATATTTCGAATGATCCTGATGAAATTGAACACCTGTACGTATCCGGTGGCGGCGGTGAGCCGCAGAGCAGCGCCGCTAGTGAGAATCGTCACCCCAGTCGTTTAATGGTAATGATTTGTGGGTTTGTGTGTAGCATCGACTTTTGTAAAATGCGCCAGATTCATCCGTACTCATTCAAGACTCGAGTCATTCAGAGGCGCCGTTTCGGGGACCCACCACCTGCCAACTACCAAGGCGTGGCCGGGATTCCCATGCACCCCGCTTCCAACTAACCACAATCCGAAATTCCATCCCTCAGCCCCCATCCACCGCCGCCCATCCCCACATCCAAAATAACCAAAGAACACGAAACAAACTGTGATTAACGATCCAAACGAGGTCGAACTCCAAAAACATTCTTGTCGTAAATATATCTTCAGGTTGGTGGCAATACGATTACCGCACCAGCCAGGACATTGAGGAGGCCTTCAAGAAGGGCGA
The sequence above is a segment of the Drosophila pseudoobscura strain MV-25-SWS-2005 chromosome X, UCI_Dpse_MV25, whole genome shotgun sequence genome. Coding sequences within it:
- the Rnf146 gene encoding uncharacterized protein Rnf146 isoform X4, whose protein sequence is MSNYNEDINNEVIVISSDEEEELVYLETIDLTRDMPSTSAAAAARDANGIVGAARQTGPSPVATATNGETGPPGFDGASGTESAPLECAVCLQTCIHPARLPCGHIFCFLCIKGVAYKNRRCAMCRREIPAEFLDNPTLVNGIEDIWATRATEDGYQWYYEGRNEVWWAYDRRTNEDIEEGFEKYETYKKDNPQEEVPSPPSPLQSLEPGRHGNGWRRVNISNDPDEIEHLYVSGGGGEPQSSAASENRHPSRLMVGGNTITAPARTLRRPSRRAKNPAPYSWPAMFTWSIWSS
- the Rnf146 gene encoding E3 ubiquitin-protein ligase rnf146 isoform X2; its protein translation is MSNYNEDINNEVIVISSDEEEELVYLETIDLTRDMPSTSAAAAARDANGIVGAARQTGPSPVATATNGETGPPGFDGASGTESAPLECAVCLQTCIHPARLPCGHIFCFLCIKGVAYKNRRCAMCRREIPAEFLDNPTLVNGIEDIWATRATEDGYQWYYEGRNGWWQYDYRTSQDIEEAFKKGEKSCSILVAGYVYVVDLEQLVQQRQNEPTRCRRVKRDLATIPKKGVAGLRIEGNQVTSDTVFSRPAPNPPTTNTAAAAASSFISTIAATDAAIRIASDIIGSTLAHADELTRGLAASNISEDTSSSSDSFTICTPPLLLTAKCVFVASLISTIYLKLY
- the Rnf146 gene encoding E3 ubiquitin-protein ligase rnf146 isoform X3; this encodes MSNYNEDINNEVIVISSDEEEELVYLETIDLTRDMPSTSAAAAARDANGIVGAARQTGPSPVATATNGETGPPGFDGASGTESAPLECAVCLQTCIHPARLPCGHIFCFLCIKGVAYKNRRCAMCRREIPAEFLDNPTLVNGIEDIWATRATEDGYQWYYEGRNGWWQYDYRTSQDIEEAFKKGEKSCSILVAGYVYVVDLEQLVQQRQNEPTRCRRVKRDLATIPKKGVAGLRIEGNQVTSDTVFSRPAPNPPTTNTAAAAASSFISTIAATDAAIRIASDIIGSTLAHADELTRGLAASNISEDTSSSSDKPPHQTTKHVVRSPQTTLKLSLTDNATI